The Gemmatimonas aurantiaca T-27 DNA segment GATCTCGTCCAGAGGAAAACCCGTGGCGCGCAACGACTGGATCTGCTGGAGTCGCTGGACGTCTTCGTAGGTGTACAACCGGTGGCCGGCCGGCGTGCGCTGCGAAGGGACCAACAATCCGATCTCGTCGTAATGATGCAGGGTGCGCACCGAGAGCCCTGTCTGCGACGCCAGCGCGCCAACCTTGAGTGGTGGAGTACTGGCCTGCAGCATGGGACACCTCGGGAAACGGGAACTGGACATGGCCACCAGCCCGGATGGGGCAGCCACAGCACACAGGCTAGGCCCTCACGTTACGTGAGGAGCAAGGGGTCCGCGAAAAATCCCTCCGCCCGGACCGGATGATATTCTTGAGGGATGCCAGTTCCCCTGCCCCGCTCCCCGCGCCGTTCCCTCGGCACGCCCCTGACCGTCGGCCTGCTCGTTCTCTGTATGGCTGCGACACCCGCTGCGACCCGTGCGCAGGGGCAGACGTCGGCGGGTAAGCCGTCCCCGCTGATCCTCGACGTGGAGCGTCGCCTCCCGGCCGTCATGCCCAAAGTGGTCACCTGGCGCCGTGACCTGCATGAACATCCCGAGCTCTCCGGCAACGAGGTGCGCACCGCCAAGCTCGTGGCCGATCACCTGCGCGCCCTGGGCATCGACGTGCGTACCGGGGTGGGCGGTCACGGTGTGGTGGGCTTGCTCAAGGGCGGCAAACCCGGCCCCGTGGTGGCGCTGCGCGCCGACATGGACGCGCTGCCGGTGGCCGAACAGGTGGAGCTGCCATTCAAATCGAAGGTGACCGCCGAGTACCGCGGGCAGACCGTGGGGGTGATGCACGCCTGCGGACACGACACCCACGTGGCGATGCTGATGGGCGCCGCCGAAATTCTCGTTGGCATGAAGGCGCAACTGCCCGGTACGGTGAAGTTCATCTTCCAGCCCGCCGAGGAAGGACTGGGCAACGGCCGCACGGGCTCGAAGCTCATGATCGCCGATGGCGTGCTCGAGAATCCGAAAGTGGATGCGATTTTTGGCCTGCACGTGGGCAATGCACCCGTCGGGCAGATCAGCTATCGCCCAGGCCCGATGATGGCCGCGTCGAACAACGTGTCCATCATCGTGAACGGCAAGCAGTCGCACGGCGCCATGCCGTGGGCCGGTACCGATCCCATCGTG contains these protein-coding regions:
- a CDS encoding amidohydrolase — its product is MAATPAATRAQGQTSAGKPSPLILDVERRLPAVMPKVVTWRRDLHEHPELSGNEVRTAKLVADHLRALGIDVRTGVGGHGVVGLLKGGKPGPVVALRADMDALPVAEQVELPFKSKVTAEYRGQTVGVMHACGHDTHVAMLMGAAEILVGMKAQLPGTVKFIFQPAEEGLGNGRTGSKLMIADGVLENPKVDAIFGLHVGNAPVGQISYRPGPMMAASNNVSIIVNGKQSHGAMPWAGTDPIVIGSQIVGALQTIVSRQTDISTVPAIITIGAFQSGVRGNIIPDSVVMLGTIRTFDLGIRKEIFARVTRTAEQIASASGATARVVIDSGNIVTRNDSTLTLRMIPTLQRAAGEAGAFPAPLWTASEDFSWYQERVPGFFFNLGVTPKGTDWRTAPANHSPLFFSDEAALPTGVRALASLAVDYLMNPVRP